The genomic segment CGGCCGGACGCTGGCGGTGAACCCGAATTTTGAAAAAAGCGTTGTTCCGTTCGATCCCGATTTCATCAATCGCTGGCAACTGTACAACTGGAATGGAACAAAGGCCCTTAGCCTCGGAATGCTCAGGGGAACCACTGAATACGGAATTAAGCTGGGTCCGGAGATGCTTAAAGCCGAAGCCGGATGGGGGCGACTGGAAATGGAACAGTCCGTCTGGGCTCGCAGTTACAAGGCCGGTCTGCAATTCCGCCCCGTTCCCGGGTATCTGTTAAAGTACGGATTTAACCGGAATTTACTGGGACAAGCATGGCCGGAGACCGCCTCCCTGGGAAAACGGGACGTCCACCAGGCGTGGGCCGGGGTCTCATATATGCGATGGAACTATCAGGCCGATCTTTCCTCGGGCGCAGATCAGGTGGAACGCGGAACGGCTGACAGTTACGGAAAAAAATATTATCTGGCCGGTTTGGGGATGGGGAGGAAAGGTGATATCACCGAGGGCCGGTTGACGCTATCCCGGCGGGAGGATCTTCTGAAAGATTCTCTGGGCCAAACTTTTAAATCCAGGTCATATACCACCGACCTTATCACAAAGCTGGGCTTGCTAACCGGACGGGCTTTTTCCGGCGGCCTTGAACACCAATACCGGCGCTTGGTCTACCGGCCTGGTGTACCGGGACAAAACCTTAACACTCATCTGGCCGTGCTCAGAACCAATTATCAGGGTTTGGCCCAGGCGCTGAAGGCCGGTTTGGAATATTCCATCAGCAGCGTCGAAACCCGCTTGAAGAGCGAGACATATTACCGGGTTCCTGACCGGGCCGGAGATTACAGTTATGATCCGGCAACTCTATCGTATTATCCGGATACGGCCGGAAACTATCTGAAAAAAGTTGAAGAGGCGGCGTCCGGTGTAATCGCTTCTGAATTATCGGCCAAAAGTTATATCAGTTATTCCCCAGGGCTTTCTGTCACCGGACATTGGCATCAAAAAGTAAGGTTGGACCTGAACGGAGCGGCCGGGCTTAAAACCGGACGCAAATTGTCCGGAGCCATGATGGTCTTTGAACCAGATGCGCTATGGGACAGGTCTGCCAATCTTTCGGCCAATCTGGACCTGGCCGGAGACCTTTGGTATTATCCTTCCGGCAGTCATTTTCTAAAGGTTCATTACCGTACCAGACGGAATGACGACAGCCAGTACCTTAACCGCAGGCTAACAGTTAATTTCCGGGAAGGGCGGGCTGAAATTGACACCCAGCTTGGTTCTGTTGTCAGGGCATTGTTTTACGGCGAACAGAATTACAACGCCAGTTCTTCGCTGGAATCAGGACTGGAAAGCGAAAGCCGGGGAACCAAGGCAGGTTTCGAGGCCAGCTATTTCCATAAGAACCGGACCGAGCCGGGGATCAAAGCCAATATGCTTTGGGAGAAACTATTTAGACAGAGTTATTACGTCAATATTCCCAGAATAAATTACCGTGATGTGGTGCTGTCTCCTTTTATCAGGCACCAACTGGGGCTTAAGGGCAGCATTCTGATCGAAATCAGCCAAACATACCGCCGGTCCGATCAATCCGGAAATGTAATACCGATGGAGTTCTCGGTCAGCCGGCCGCTCGGCCAAAGCCAAGGCTGGAAGCTACAGTGCGATTACAAGCTGAATAATTATTTGACATCATCAGTTTCTTATGATGGCCGCAAAGAGCCGCAAAAAAAAGCGGTACACAACGCCCGGGCCGAGATCAGGGCCAATTTTTGAGATGAGACGAAAAACAGCAAATATCATATTAATCCTGCTGCTGCCGGTTGCCAGTCTCTGCGGTCTGTCCGTTATTAGGGACAACATCCGTTTTGAAGGCCAGGATATTTATACCAGGGAGCAGCTGCTGGAAGTCTGGAATGCCCAGGGACGCTCTGTTTCCCCGGCGGATATCGATTCCGGCTGTAATGTAATACAAAACCGTTTTCGCCGGGCCGGTTTTTATCAGGCGGAGTATCTTTTGGAATACACCGGCGACAGCAGTTCCGTCTTGGTCCGGATAAACTCCGGGCGCCGCTATCTGGCTGGGGATATTGTTTTTGAAGGCAACAGCTATCTCAGCAGCGCCTACCTTCAGGGTTTGCTGTTCACCGGCAGGAATGAACCATTGGACAGCGCTACCATCATCCGGGATATGCAGGCCGTAAGCCTGGCCTATGCCGATAACGGTTTTCCCCAGGCGGAAATATCACTGAGAGAAGTGAGATATGAAAACGACCGTCTGCGGATAATTTACGGCATAGAAGAAAATTCCAGGGTCTTGCTGTCCAAAATAACATTTCAGGGGAATCTGGCCACCAAACATCAGACCATGCTTAAATTATCCGGCCTTGCTCCCGGTTTCCCATTCAGCCGGACGGTATTGCAAAAAGCGCTTGAACGGTTAAAAGTTTCCGGTTTGTTTGCTGAGGTTGGTCCGCCGGTTCTGTTGAAGGGTGACGAGGCGGGGCGGCAACAGGTCGTTTTCAATGTCAAGGAAGCTTTGTTCAACCGGATATTCGGAGCAGCCTCATACAATCAATCCTCAGCGGAGCAATCGGGCTGGCTGGCCGGTTCGGTTGACCTTTACCTGGGCAACATTGCCGGAACCGCCCGCAGCGCTTCAGTAAAATGGGAACGTCCGCAAAAAGAAAACAGCCGGCTGGAGATCGATTATTCCGAGCCGTTTTTGTCCGGTTTTGACGCTTCAGCCCAGGCGGGTCTTAAGCATATGGTGGAGGATTCTGCTTATGTCAAGACCTCGGCCAGTCTGATGGTAAAAATGCCGGTGGGTGAAGGATTTAATGCCGGAGTGGGGGCTGAATACGAAAGAATAGTCCCCGGCGCGTCATTGATCTATCAAAGAAGCAACAAATACGGGACCAAATGGCTTTTGGAATGGCGGAGGTCCGAAGATGGAATGTTTTTCAACGATATGCTTCTGAAGCTGGGAGCTGATTACGGCAAAAAAAACTATTACCAGCCCTCACAATCACTTACTGTCAGCAAGGTAACCGGTGATATGGCCGTCAGCAAAGAGATCTTTGCCCGGCAGGAGATATATTTTGCCGTAAGGAGCAGGGCGGTAATAACAGGAGAAAAGCCGGTTCCCAGATATGATCAGTTTGCCATGGGAGGAACAGCTTCGCTCAGGGGATATTATCAGGAGCAGTTCATAGCCAATCAGATCGCCTGGGGCAATCTGGAATACAGGTATCAGCCAGTTAAAAATTTGATTCTGTTCCCTTTTATTGATCTGGGTTATTTCTTTGACCGGGAAAGAAGTTTGAGGGGATACCGGGCCGGTTACGGATTAGGTTTTAAATTGGACACGCGGATTGGATGGATAAACATCGTGTATGGTTTGGGCCAGGATGACACTATCTTGAATGGCAAGGTGCATTTTGGGTTGGAAAGTGAGTTTTAAAGGTAATAATTTCACAGACCCAATTTGTTATTGTTTAAACACTTATACTGGTGTTATCTGATTGTAAATGAAATATTTGCGTTTCTAATCCAAAGTGTTACTTTTTTGCAGGACAGTGACATCGACTTAACTTTGCTTTAATATCAATAAGTTAAAATAACATATTCAAGTGTTTTATTAGAGGAATAGATATTGCATTATTATAATTGTTTAGTCAAATTATTTCATTATTGCAGTCATAAAATCACTTGGTAGCTAACCGCTTGCAGGAAAGGTCGAGAGAAAGACCATGAAAAAAACAATACTGATCATTGCTTTGGTTTTTATAACAGGTGTTGCCCGGGGCACTTTGTTGGTGGAGGATAACTTTGACTATCCGGCCGGGGACGATATAACCGCGCACGGTTGGACCCACCATAGCGGCACCACCGGGATCATTTTTGTCACCTCTCCGGGCCTTGCATATTCCGGCTACATCTCATCCGGCATAGGCAATTCAGCTGATGTTGACACCACAGGCTATGATGACAACTTTAAATTCAGCGACTCCGTTATGACCGGGACGGTCTATGCCTCCTTCATGCTTAACGTCGAAACCAATGGAGCACCCACCGGATATTTCTTACATCTTGGTCCCCCCACGGTTGGAACCAGTTATTGGGGAAGGGTGTGGGGGCAGAATTCGGTTGCGGATAGTTTCAGATTGGGGATCAGCAAATCCACTGAAACTGCAGGCAACTATTCAAGCTCAAATTTTGCCTTCAATCGCACCTATCTGGCGGTCCTGAAATACAATCTCACCGCCGGTACACTAAACGACACGGTAAGTTTGTTCGTTTTTGAAACGGGCGTTCCCCTGACGGAACCGGCGACGCCCACGATCGGCCCGTATACCAACGCTGGTTTCGCAGAGGCCACAAAGCTCGGAGCAGTCTGCCTGCGTCAGTACAGCGCCACCCAGAAATACTTTGTCGACGGCATCCGGGTGGGGACCACCTGGGCCGACGTCTGCCCGCCCACCAGCACGCCGTTCATCTCCGTCAATCCTTCTGCGCTAAACTTTAGCACTACGGCCTTGACCGATACCTCGGACGAGATGAGCTATACCGTCTCGGGCTCCAACTTGACCGCCGGCATTACTGTAACCGCTCCATCAACCGATTTTAGGGTATCGCTGACCAGCGGCTCCGGATACACCAACACCGTCACCATACCCCATACCGGAGGCACGGTACCGCCGACCGCGGTCTATGTTATTTTCAAACCTGCTGTTACCGAAGGATTAAGGTCCGGCAACATCACCAACGCCAGCGCCGGGGCAGTCACCCAAAACGTGGCGGTAAGCGGCACCGGTTCGCGGATTATCGTTGCCGGGGCGCCGCTGAATTTCGGCGCGGTGGTGGCGGGCAGCTATTCCCCGGAACAAACCTACATGGTCTACGGCAAAAACCTGACCGAAGACGTAACCATCACCGCCCCCGCTAATTTTCAGGTTTCCTTGACCTCTGGCTCGGGTTTTGGCAGTTCGGCACTGCTATTGATAGACGGCGATTCGGTGG from the candidate division TA06 bacterium genome contains:
- a CDS encoding BamA/TamA family outer membrane protein, giving the protein MRRKTANIILILLLPVASLCGLSVIRDNIRFEGQDIYTREQLLEVWNAQGRSVSPADIDSGCNVIQNRFRRAGFYQAEYLLEYTGDSSSVLVRINSGRRYLAGDIVFEGNSYLSSAYLQGLLFTGRNEPLDSATIIRDMQAVSLAYADNGFPQAEISLREVRYENDRLRIIYGIEENSRVLLSKITFQGNLATKHQTMLKLSGLAPGFPFSRTVLQKALERLKVSGLFAEVGPPVLLKGDEAGRQQVVFNVKEALFNRIFGAASYNQSSAEQSGWLAGSVDLYLGNIAGTARSASVKWERPQKENSRLEIDYSEPFLSGFDASAQAGLKHMVEDSAYVKTSASLMVKMPVGEGFNAGVGAEYERIVPGASLIYQRSNKYGTKWLLEWRRSEDGMFFNDMLLKLGADYGKKNYYQPSQSLTVSKVTGDMAVSKEIFARQEIYFAVRSRAVITGEKPVPRYDQFAMGGTASLRGYYQEQFIANQIAWGNLEYRYQPVKNLILFPFIDLGYFFDRERSLRGYRAGYGLGFKLDTRIGWINIVYGLGQDDTILNGKVHFGLESEF